Proteins encoded together in one Undibacterium sp. CCC3.4 window:
- a CDS encoding antibiotic biosynthesis monooxygenase family protein, whose protein sequence is MILEIADIRIQPGQQAAFELAIQRGANEVIAQAEGFCGFKINKGIESPERYVLMIYWATLENHTVDFRQSEAFSQWRAIVGPFFAAAPVVEHFDLLAKSPSAA, encoded by the coding sequence ATGATTCTGGAAATCGCCGATATACGCATTCAACCCGGCCAGCAAGCCGCTTTTGAATTGGCCATACAACGCGGAGCGAATGAAGTGATCGCTCAAGCGGAAGGTTTTTGTGGTTTTAAAATCAATAAAGGCATTGAGTCGCCGGAACGTTATGTGCTGATGATTTACTGGGCCACGCTGGAAAATCACACTGTTGATTTCCGGCAATCAGAAGCATTCAGCCAATGGCGCGCCATCGTCGGCCCATTTTTCGCCGCAGCACCGGTGGTCGAGCACTTCGATTTACTGGCCAAATCTCCCTCTGCAGCGTAG